The Penaeus vannamei isolate JL-2024 unplaced genomic scaffold, ASM4276789v1 unanchor1842, whole genome shotgun sequence genome segment CCCAACACGAGTGCAAGTTGCCCCTCTCGTCGACTTACTCCGAGACGACTTCAGAGGATGAGCGTCCTCCGCCTGTTCAAGCAGGGACGGTCGAGGTGTCGAAGTCCacccagaagaagaggaagaggaagagaatgaggagaaatagCACTTCCGAGCGCCATCTCGTGGACAAGAGTTCAAGGCGGAGTGACGACGACGGCGTCCCGGCGGCTGCTGCGATGATGGTGAGGAATTCGCTGAGGAAGCTGGGCTATCAGCAGCAGCTGGACGGGTTCAAGATGGTGGTTGAGACACTCCAGCAG includes the following:
- the LOC138861162 gene encoding uncharacterized protein; the encoded protein is MSPPEPFYPQHECKLPLSSTYSETTSEDERPPPVQAGTVEVSKSTQKKRKRKRMRRNSTSERHLVDKSSRRSDDDGVPAAAAMMVRNSLRKLGYQQQLDGFKMVVETLQQIHRKYVDSADKV